The Sporomusa termitida genome has a window encoding:
- a CDS encoding phosphomannomutase: MEIKRDAFKAYDIRGRVPDELNEEMAYRIGRAYVDIFKATKVAVGHDIRLSGPSFRNALVWGLTEAGCDVVDIGLCGTEQIYFATFHLQLSGGIMITASHNPKDYNGMKLVRAESRPISADSGLKEIEEQVVTGEFPPVSQDIVPGQVIYVNIMQDYVAHLLTYVEQAALKPLKVVVNAGNGAAGAVIDALEPFLPFELIKVNHEPDGSFPNGVPNPLLIENREATARVVREHGAAIGIAWDGDFDRCFLFDEQGDFIEGYYLVGFLAQAFLRRYAGAKIIYDPRLTWNTVELVEQAGGIPVLSKSGHAFIKERMRREDAVYGGEMSAHHYFKEFSYCDSGMIPWLLVLEIMSREGKPLSELMRARTACYPVSGEINNTVADARAVIARIEEQYVPGALKVERVDGLSVEYEQWRFNVRMSNTEPVLRLNVESRCDRELMAAKTEELLALIRA, encoded by the coding sequence ATGGAGATTAAACGGGACGCTTTCAAAGCCTATGATATCAGGGGCCGGGTGCCTGATGAATTAAACGAAGAGATGGCCTACCGGATCGGACGGGCCTATGTGGATATTTTTAAAGCCACCAAGGTGGCGGTAGGCCATGACATCAGGCTCTCCGGGCCGTCTTTCCGCAACGCCCTGGTCTGGGGTCTGACTGAAGCCGGCTGTGATGTTGTCGATATCGGCCTGTGCGGGACGGAGCAGATCTATTTTGCCACCTTTCACCTTCAGCTGAGCGGCGGCATTATGATTACCGCCAGCCATAATCCCAAGGACTATAACGGCATGAAGCTGGTGCGGGCCGAATCGCGGCCGATCAGCGCCGACAGCGGGCTGAAAGAGATTGAGGAACAGGTCGTGACCGGTGAGTTTCCGCCTGTCAGCCAGGATATTGTGCCCGGTCAGGTTATCTATGTAAATATTATGCAGGACTATGTGGCCCATCTCCTGACGTATGTTGAGCAGGCGGCCCTCAAACCGCTGAAGGTTGTTGTTAATGCCGGCAACGGCGCCGCCGGGGCGGTTATTGACGCCCTGGAGCCGTTTTTGCCGTTTGAGCTGATCAAAGTTAATCATGAGCCTGACGGCAGCTTCCCCAACGGTGTGCCTAACCCCTTGCTGATTGAAAACCGGGAGGCTACCGCCAGGGTTGTGCGCGAGCACGGCGCCGCCATCGGCATTGCCTGGGACGGTGATTTCGATCGCTGCTTCCTGTTTGATGAACAGGGTGACTTTATTGAGGGGTATTACCTTGTTGGCTTTTTGGCCCAGGCCTTCCTCCGGCGTTATGCCGGGGCCAAGATCATCTATGACCCGCGCCTGACCTGGAACACCGTTGAACTGGTAGAGCAGGCCGGCGGCATTCCCGTTCTGTCCAAAAGCGGCCATGCCTTTATCAAAGAAAGGATGCGCAGGGAAGATGCCGTCTACGGCGGGGAAATGTCGGCCCATCACTATTTTAAAGAATTCTCCTATTGCGACAGCGGCATGATCCCCTGGCTGCTGGTGCTGGAGATCATGAGCCGCGAGGGCAAACCGCTGTCAGAGCTGATGCGCGCACGAACGGCGTGTTATCCGGTCAGCGGCGAGATTAACAACACGGTGGCCGATGCCAGGGCCGTCATCGCCAGGATTGAGGAACAATATGTGCCGGGGGCGCTGAAGGTGGAACGGGTGGACGGGCTGAGTGTAGAATATGAACAGTGGCGGTTTAATGTCCGGATGTCCAACACCGAGCCGGTGCTCAGGCTGAATGTCGAGTCCAGGTGCGACCGTGAGCTGATGGCCGCCAAAACTGAGGAATTGCTGGCGCTAATACGGGCCTAG
- a CDS encoding GumC family protein — MDETTLDLRDIIKTLKKKRKLIIGTFLLFVSLAVVVSFLIPPTYEAETAIRVKQPKGLASSLLSDLPTGNPMGTKQLMSTYAEIIKSRTVVQEVIDKTQADKNEIPTYENMLKRITTQPVKDTEILNVKIQAGSPEEAQLVANTLIEVFLGRMTALVRGEQSTVKEFIGQRLKDSKAELEQAEAILQKYKEEQKVVDPSQESKALLDKVAGIDKLAAENRVALAASQAKLASTRQQLGSQHQGVVADNALIQQYKAKLTELEIELVSLSANYTDQHPQVVAIQAAIKETKAMLAAEIGRVVNAEAPSINPIYQGLLQSQIQAQAEIAVAGAQKQAIDQIIQEGSQEVAKLPAKEQGLIKVARDANVAQEIYIMLAKRYEEARISEVMEPTDVQIIDKAIAPENPIKPKKVLNVVIAAILGLFVGTGIAFFTEYINKTIRTAEDVKQYLDLPVIGSIPDFDSDTSSHNTSWVTRATELFKTKTGHKA, encoded by the coding sequence GTGGACGAAACCACGCTGGATCTTAGAGATATCATTAAGACACTAAAAAAGAAACGAAAACTAATCATAGGGACCTTCCTGCTGTTTGTGAGTTTGGCTGTCGTTGTCAGTTTCCTGATTCCCCCTACTTATGAGGCTGAAACCGCAATCAGGGTGAAGCAGCCGAAGGGGCTGGCAAGTTCTTTATTATCTGATTTGCCTACCGGTAATCCCATGGGCACCAAACAGCTAATGTCCACCTATGCGGAGATTATTAAAAGCCGGACTGTCGTGCAGGAGGTCATTGATAAGACCCAGGCCGATAAGAACGAGATCCCTACATATGAAAATATGCTGAAACGGATTACCACCCAGCCTGTAAAAGACACAGAAATATTAAACGTGAAAATCCAGGCCGGCTCACCGGAGGAAGCCCAGCTTGTCGCCAATACCTTAATTGAGGTATTTCTGGGCAGAATGACCGCCCTCGTCAGGGGCGAGCAGTCAACAGTCAAAGAATTTATCGGCCAGCGGCTGAAAGATTCGAAAGCCGAGCTGGAGCAGGCGGAAGCAATATTACAGAAATATAAGGAAGAACAAAAAGTTGTCGATCCCTCGCAAGAATCCAAAGCACTATTGGACAAAGTTGCCGGTATTGACAAATTAGCTGCCGAAAACAGGGTTGCCCTGGCAGCATCGCAGGCTAAGCTTGCCAGTACCCGACAGCAGCTGGGCAGCCAGCACCAGGGGGTTGTGGCCGACAATGCCCTGATTCAGCAATACAAGGCAAAATTGACAGAGTTAGAGATTGAGCTGGTAAGCCTGTCGGCGAATTATACCGATCAACACCCGCAAGTGGTGGCAATCCAGGCGGCGATAAAGGAAACGAAAGCCATGCTGGCGGCGGAGATTGGCCGGGTGGTTAATGCCGAAGCGCCTTCCATTAATCCGATTTACCAGGGTCTATTGCAGAGTCAAATCCAGGCTCAGGCCGAAATCGCTGTGGCCGGGGCGCAAAAACAGGCCATTGATCAGATCATTCAGGAGGGCAGCCAGGAGGTTGCTAAGCTGCCGGCCAAAGAGCAAGGACTGATCAAGGTGGCCCGCGATGCCAATGTGGCCCAGGAGATCTATATCATGCTGGCCAAACGCTATGAAGAAGCCCGGATCAGCGAGGTTATGGAGCCGACCGATGTACAGATTATTGATAAAGCAATAGCGCCGGAGAACCCTATTAAACCGAAGAAGGTACTTAATGTTGTGATTGCCGCTATTCTGGGGTTGTTTGTGGGGACAGGCATTGCTTTCTTTACGGAGTATATCAATAAAACCATCCGCACAGCCGAGGATGTCAAACAGTATCTGGACTTGCCGGTGATTGGCAGTATCCCGGACTTTGACAGTGACACTTCGTCCCACAATACCAGTTGGGTTACACGGGCCACGGAATTATTCAAAACCAAGACTGGCCATAAGGCCTAA
- a CDS encoding GDP-L-fucose synthase family protein — protein sequence MMNKEAKIYVAGHKGLVGSALVRALQTQGYHNLLLRTHAEMDLTDQQAVQHFFAVEQPDYVFLAAAKVGGIEANRMYPAQFIYNNLIIQTNVIHESWRQKVKKLLFLGSSCIYPRDCLQPIKEEYLLTGTLESTNEAYALAKIAGIKMCEAYNRQYGTNYMCVMPTNLYGPGDNYDLQTSHVLPALIRKFHEALPDQPVVVWGTGMPRREFLHSDDMAAACVFLMEQCDKPQMVNIGTGEDLTIRDLAYLIQSVVGHTGEIIWDAAKPDGTPRKLLDVSRLHALGWQHKIKLPEGIAKVYEQLIQSDRFD from the coding sequence ATCATGAATAAAGAAGCTAAGATTTATGTTGCTGGTCATAAAGGCCTGGTGGGGAGTGCTCTGGTGCGTGCTTTGCAGACACAGGGCTATCACAACCTGTTGCTGCGCACTCATGCGGAAATGGACCTGACAGATCAACAGGCAGTCCAACACTTTTTTGCAGTAGAGCAACCAGATTATGTATTTCTTGCTGCAGCTAAAGTGGGGGGCATTGAGGCGAACCGCATGTACCCTGCGCAATTTATTTATAATAACCTTATCATTCAGACTAATGTTATTCATGAATCCTGGCGTCAGAAAGTAAAAAAGCTGCTTTTTCTGGGTTCTTCCTGTATTTATCCACGCGATTGTTTGCAGCCAATCAAGGAAGAATATCTCCTGACAGGTACTCTCGAAAGTACAAATGAAGCCTATGCGTTAGCTAAAATCGCCGGCATTAAAATGTGTGAGGCTTATAATCGCCAATATGGGACAAACTATATGTGCGTGATGCCTACTAATCTCTACGGTCCCGGTGACAATTACGACCTGCAGACTTCACATGTGCTGCCTGCTTTAATTCGTAAATTTCACGAAGCGCTGCCGGATCAACCAGTGGTCGTATGGGGTACTGGCATGCCCCGGCGGGAATTCTTACATTCAGACGACATGGCTGCCGCCTGTGTCTTTTTGATGGAACAGTGTGATAAACCGCAAATGGTCAATATCGGGACCGGTGAAGACCTGACGATACGTGATTTAGCCTATTTAATACAGTCCGTCGTGGGGCATACAGGTGAAATCATATGGGATGCAGCCAAGCCTGACGGGACTCCGCGCAAATTGCTGGATGTTTCGCGTCTGCATGCCCTTGGTTGGCAACATAAGATTAAGCTTCCGGAAGGGATTGCCAAAGTATACGAGCAATTAATACAATCTGACCGATTTGATTGA
- a CDS encoding glucose-6-phosphate isomerase has protein sequence MADAKTVISLPSGFTFDYTNLYGDGRISPADIAALSARLRAAHQAVAQMRATGEVRGHLSKDGQPEKVLFTQLPYVREGNLNTPASLARLKAFGQSLRHRVDAVISFGIGGSYLGNKVLFDIQCGEFWNSKDREARHGYPRLYFSGNNIDPRRTAELIGHIVDEAKSKARQAGAGDGTYRVTLVVISKSGATLDTMSTFMAAYDALQQAAPAIAVEVVAVTDPAAGPQATLLHRLAREQGWPVFRVPDGVGGRFSVFSEVGLITAACTGFDIDAFLAGARSMDEACHSEDIRHNPAMLNAALKYLAAANYGRDIEVFMPYADHLKAVAEWYIQLLAESLGKRTNRAGQEIYYGRTPVVAVGTTDMHAQTQLHQDGQRDKVVQFVQVGQWPEDAVIPNCFPAAASLADIAGLRLSQALDAAREANAAALIRDNRFNANFVLPRLNAFHLGELLYLLALSVAYEGELADVDAFDQPGVEAYKRLLGPLLKQMKAAE, from the coding sequence ATGGCTGATGCTAAAACCGTAATTTCATTACCATCAGGTTTTACCTTCGATTATACCAACCTTTATGGCGACGGCCGGATTTCCCCGGCCGACATCGCCGCCCTGTCGGCCCGCCTCCGGGCGGCTCACCAGGCGGTTGCGCAGATGCGGGCCACCGGTGAGGTGCGCGGGCATCTGTCAAAAGACGGCCAGCCGGAGAAGGTGCTGTTTACCCAGCTGCCTTATGTCCGGGAGGGCAACCTCAACACCCCGGCCTCCCTTGCCAGGCTCAAAGCCTTCGGCCAGTCCCTCCGTCACCGGGTGGATGCGGTCATCTCCTTTGGCATCGGCGGCTCCTATCTCGGCAATAAGGTGTTGTTCGATATCCAGTGCGGCGAGTTCTGGAACAGCAAGGACCGGGAGGCGCGGCACGGCTATCCCCGGCTGTATTTTAGCGGCAATAACATTGATCCCCGCCGGACGGCTGAACTGATCGGGCATATTGTCGATGAGGCCAAAAGCAAGGCCAGGCAGGCCGGAGCCGGTGACGGGACGTACCGGGTAACGCTGGTGGTTATCTCCAAATCAGGCGCAACCCTGGATACGATGTCAACCTTTATGGCGGCCTATGACGCCCTGCAGCAGGCGGCCCCGGCCATTGCGGTCGAGGTGGTGGCTGTCACCGATCCGGCCGCGGGCCCGCAGGCGACGCTGCTGCACCGGCTGGCCCGGGAACAGGGCTGGCCGGTATTCCGTGTGCCGGATGGTGTGGGCGGGCGATTCAGTGTATTCTCCGAGGTTGGCCTGATTACCGCTGCCTGCACCGGCTTTGATATTGACGCCTTCTTAGCCGGGGCCCGGTCGATGGATGAGGCCTGCCACAGCGAGGATATCCGGCACAACCCGGCCATGCTGAACGCCGCGTTGAAATACCTGGCGGCAGCCAACTACGGGCGGGATATTGAGGTCTTTATGCCCTATGCCGATCACCTGAAGGCAGTGGCCGAATGGTATATCCAGCTCCTGGCCGAATCGCTCGGCAAACGCACCAACCGGGCCGGTCAGGAAATATACTACGGGCGGACGCCGGTGGTCGCGGTCGGGACGACCGACATGCACGCCCAGACCCAGCTGCATCAGGACGGCCAGCGGGACAAGGTCGTCCAGTTTGTACAGGTCGGCCAGTGGCCGGAGGATGCCGTCATCCCCAATTGTTTTCCGGCGGCAGCCAGCCTGGCCGATATAGCGGGCCTCAGGCTGAGCCAGGCCCTGGATGCGGCCCGCGAGGCCAACGCGGCGGCACTGATCCGGGATAACCGCTTTAACGCCAATTTTGTGCTGCCGCGTCTGAATGCCTTCCATCTGGGGGAACTTCTGTACCTGCTGGCCTTATCGGTGGCCTACGAGGGGGAACTGGCCGATGTGGATGCCTTTGACCAGCCGGGGGTAGAAGCTTATAAGCGGCTGTTGGGGCCGCTGCTGAAACAAATGAAGGCAGCTGAATAA
- a CDS encoding polysaccharide biosynthesis/export family protein: MRQPVTVLIILFLMMTLPLASTAQDYQLGPGDVLAINVWGFEELKIEELPIRPDGKIAIPLAGELQAGGMTPGELAGMITTQLSHYLKNPVVSVNVAKFRTTRVYVLGEVFKPGMYEIEKQHNLIDAIGMAGSYTKYAAKKKVYIIRQDQTDKPLKVNLLNLIEKGDMSQNVLLHDGDIVYLTKSNKIDFAKDILPWISATYQISETRNN; encoded by the coding sequence ATGCGACAACCGGTAACCGTTTTAATTATTTTATTTTTAATGATGACCCTGCCGCTAGCCAGTACGGCCCAGGACTATCAATTAGGTCCGGGCGATGTTTTGGCCATTAATGTCTGGGGCTTTGAGGAACTGAAGATCGAAGAACTGCCCATCAGGCCTGACGGCAAAATTGCCATCCCCCTGGCCGGAGAGCTGCAGGCCGGCGGCATGACCCCGGGTGAACTGGCCGGTATGATTACCACGCAATTAAGCCACTACCTGAAAAATCCGGTTGTCAGTGTCAATGTGGCCAAATTCAGGACAACCCGGGTGTATGTGCTGGGCGAGGTGTTTAAGCCCGGCATGTATGAGATTGAGAAGCAGCATAACCTGATTGATGCCATTGGCATGGCCGGCAGTTATACTAAATATGCTGCGAAGAAGAAGGTTTATATCATTCGCCAGGATCAGACCGACAAGCCTTTAAAAGTGAATCTGCTTAACCTGATCGAGAAAGGCGACATGTCGCAGAATGTTCTTTTACATGATGGTGATATTGTTTATCTGACGAAAAGTAATAAGATTGATTTTGCCAAAGACATCCTGCCCTGGATTTCGGCCACTTATCAAATTAGTGAGACGCGAAACAATTAA
- a CDS encoding mannose-1-phosphate guanylyltransferase/mannose-6-phosphate isomerase gives MKLIILAGGGGTRLFPLSRTCLPKQFLKLGNTDSLLTQTVKRFLPLVKAADIVVVTNQEYMHHVKTELAACGAGAAHILLEPVARNTAPAIALAVRFCLDELHSASDDILFVTPADHIIHPAETFARNVRQAVELAALAKLVTFGIKPDKPETGYGYIQAGASCGPGYEVVSFREKPDKDTAAAYLTAGNYYWNSGMFAFTAGCIMEEFSRYAPAIYQLASAPLPAVVDKFATMPNISIDYAVAEKSARVVMAPLTAYWNDIGSWDAIYDVLDKDEAGNALNGDCLPIDCSKTLMLGRNRLIAGIGLEDVLVVETDDVIVVAKRGESQKVKDVVAELKARGRREVDEHTTMYRPWGSYTVLGEGPGYKMKKIVVTPGQQLSLQLHYHRSEHWIVIGGTAKVTIGEQEQMVHVNESVYIPVSTKHRLANPGKLPLEIIEVQNGSYLGEDDIVRFDDVYGRA, from the coding sequence ATGAAACTCATCATACTGGCCGGTGGCGGCGGTACACGCCTGTTTCCGTTATCACGGACCTGCCTGCCTAAACAGTTTTTAAAGCTTGGCAACACTGATTCGCTGCTCACACAAACGGTAAAACGGTTTTTACCACTGGTCAAAGCCGCAGATATTGTGGTTGTAACCAATCAGGAATATATGCATCACGTAAAAACCGAACTGGCAGCCTGCGGCGCCGGTGCGGCCCATATCCTGCTGGAGCCGGTGGCCAGGAATACGGCCCCGGCCATTGCTCTGGCTGTCCGCTTTTGTCTGGATGAACTCCACAGCGCCAGCGATGATATCCTGTTTGTCACCCCCGCCGACCATATCATTCATCCGGCCGAGACTTTTGCCCGGAATGTGCGTCAGGCCGTGGAACTGGCGGCGCTGGCTAAGCTTGTGACCTTTGGCATCAAACCGGATAAGCCGGAAACCGGTTATGGCTATATCCAGGCCGGCGCCAGCTGCGGTCCCGGGTATGAGGTTGTTTCCTTCCGGGAGAAACCGGATAAGGATACGGCGGCAGCCTATCTGACAGCAGGCAACTACTATTGGAATTCAGGGATGTTTGCCTTTACCGCCGGCTGCATTATGGAAGAGTTCAGCCGGTATGCGCCGGCCATATATCAGCTGGCGTCGGCCCCGCTGCCGGCGGTTGTCGACAAGTTTGCCACCATGCCCAACATCTCCATTGACTATGCGGTGGCCGAGAAGTCGGCTCGGGTAGTTATGGCGCCCCTGACCGCCTACTGGAATGATATCGGCTCCTGGGATGCCATCTATGATGTGCTGGACAAAGATGAGGCCGGCAACGCCCTGAACGGCGATTGCCTGCCGATCGACTGCAGCAAGACGCTGATGCTGGGGCGCAACCGGCTGATTGCCGGCATCGGCCTGGAGGATGTGCTGGTGGTAGAGACCGATGATGTCATCGTTGTCGCCAAACGGGGCGAGTCCCAGAAGGTTAAGGATGTGGTGGCCGAGCTCAAAGCCCGGGGGCGGCGGGAGGTCGATGAGCATACGACCATGTACCGCCCCTGGGGCAGTTATACGGTCCTCGGCGAAGGGCCCGGCTACAAAATGAAGAAAATAGTAGTAACCCCCGGTCAGCAGCTGAGCCTGCAGCTCCACTATCACCGCAGCGAACACTGGATTGTCATTGGCGGCACGGCCAAGGTAACGATCGGTGAGCAGGAACAAATGGTCCATGTCAATGAGAGCGTCTATATCCCGGTTTCCACCAAGCACCGCCTGGCCAATCCGGGCAAGCTGCCGCTGGAGATTATTGAGGTCCAGAACGGCAGTTATCTGGGTGAAGATGATATCGTCCGCTTTGACGATGTGTACGGGCGGGCTTAA
- a CDS encoding response regulator transcription factor: MTPVPDLTDREKAVLVRLASGMSNQEIAQDMRVGVSTVKTHAHHLFDKLEVRSRTQALLKAWQFGLLNT, encoded by the coding sequence ATGACGCCTGTGCCTGACCTCACTGACCGGGAAAAGGCTGTTCTGGTCCGGCTGGCAAGCGGTATGTCCAACCAGGAGATTGCGCAGGATATGAGGGTCGGGGTCAGCACGGTGAAAACCCATGCCCATCATTTGTTTGACAAGCTGGAGGTGCGCAGCCGGACCCAGGCGCTACTGAAAGCCTGGCAGTTCGGCTTGCTCAATACCTGA
- a CDS encoding LTA synthase family protein → MGLIAFKLSLITGIAAFMVFTRFGGSLTYANSVHWENAEVSKDPFLNEAILDDIQALYRAYAAHEALKKAASLNISPEQVRKYGTQLTGKTISPANVDEYFRQEAQGARIPKPSHIFLIIGESYAQWPLLPEFSSLNIASGMKSILSKDNAVQVKPFLPTGAGTMAGINGIVTGFPEENLYPNYQPESYISVYATGIAAQMKQLGYRTRFWYAGFSSWQQIETFTRAQGFDEFYSCGDFPYAAGNAWGSEDKYFYEGINTLFNDTQPSFNVLLTSANHPPYTVDIEAEGFSEAIVSAGLSGSAKADKELITKLGHFWYADKYLVKFIADMSQRFPQSLFVVTGDHADRLNITPNPTLFERYAVPFIMYGPGIHKNMFDAQVAGSHLNIGPTLIELIAPQGFVYHSMAKSLTAGDRFGFNLAFWISDNAIGVIGTKTVEALTVIDRQPGTMPNDFAGQIQAVTAMRGLAWWRMTTGGNIAN, encoded by the coding sequence GTGGGGTTAATTGCTTTTAAACTGTCATTAATCACAGGTATTGCCGCTTTTATGGTTTTCACCCGGTTTGGCGGCAGTTTAACCTATGCCAACTCCGTACACTGGGAAAATGCTGAAGTCAGCAAAGATCCGTTTCTCAATGAAGCGATCTTAGATGATATTCAGGCCCTCTACCGCGCTTATGCAGCTCATGAAGCACTAAAGAAGGCGGCCTCATTAAATATTTCACCCGAGCAGGTAAGAAAATATGGCACTCAGTTAACCGGAAAAACAATCAGCCCTGCTAATGTTGATGAGTATTTCCGGCAGGAAGCGCAAGGAGCAAGAATCCCCAAACCTTCCCATATCTTTTTGATTATCGGCGAAAGCTATGCCCAATGGCCCCTCCTGCCGGAGTTCAGTAGTCTGAATATCGCCAGTGGCATGAAAAGCATCCTTTCTAAGGATAACGCAGTGCAGGTAAAACCATTTTTACCGACAGGCGCCGGTACAATGGCCGGGATTAACGGCATTGTGACAGGTTTTCCGGAGGAAAACCTGTATCCGAATTATCAACCCGAATCCTATATAAGTGTTTACGCCACTGGCATTGCCGCGCAAATGAAACAGTTGGGCTATAGAACCAGGTTTTGGTATGCCGGTTTTTCATCGTGGCAGCAAATTGAAACCTTTACCCGTGCCCAGGGGTTCGATGAGTTTTATTCCTGCGGTGATTTCCCCTATGCAGCCGGCAATGCCTGGGGTAGTGAAGATAAATATTTTTATGAAGGCATCAATACGCTGTTCAATGATACACAGCCTAGTTTTAATGTCCTGCTGACAAGTGCAAATCATCCACCCTATACGGTAGATATTGAGGCCGAAGGGTTTAGTGAGGCAATCGTTTCCGCTGGTTTAAGCGGTTCAGCGAAAGCTGATAAAGAACTGATTACCAAGTTGGGCCATTTCTGGTATGCCGACAAATATCTGGTGAAATTTATTGCCGATATGAGCCAGCGCTTTCCGCAGAGTCTGTTTGTCGTGACCGGCGACCATGCCGACAGACTGAACATAACTCCCAACCCGACTTTGTTTGAGCGTTATGCGGTTCCTTTTATCATGTATGGACCAGGTATACACAAGAATATGTTTGATGCTCAGGTAGCCGGCTCGCATCTCAACATCGGACCAACGCTGATTGAACTTATTGCCCCTCAGGGGTTCGTTTATCATTCGATGGCTAAAAGCCTGACAGCCGGTGATCGCTTTGGCTTTAATTTGGCTTTCTGGATCTCCGACAACGCCATTGGCGTGATCGGCACCAAAACGGTCGAGGCCCTTACTGTTATTGACCGCCAGCCAGGAACTATGCCTAACGATTTTGCCGGACAAATACAAGCGGTTACGGCCATGCGTGGCCTAGCCTGGTGGCGAATGACTACCGGGGGAAATATCGCTAATTGA
- a CDS encoding helix-turn-helix transcriptional regulator — protein sequence MNLQDIYQTIVHIGCRLANTPHGFIYAINKKQEELELKYGAGFYRRCQGAKHNKEEPSLAGTVWKTGRALSIQDIQHWPGRARDCSDGWDNVRSVMGMPLSADYGVIAVWGVGFLAVGHVLTEADSMILKRFGKMAAVILQHNADNVKIKPRPARPVYGLPALTGREETVLNRMASGLSNQEIAQELRVELSTVKTHINHLFSKLEVHNRAQALIKAWELGLIVKRR from the coding sequence GTGAATTTGCAGGACATATACCAGACAATTGTTCATATTGGCTGCCGGTTGGCAAATACCCCTCACGGTTTTATCTATGCCATCAATAAAAAACAGGAAGAACTGGAATTAAAATACGGTGCCGGTTTTTATCGCCGCTGTCAGGGGGCAAAGCATAACAAGGAAGAGCCGTCACTGGCCGGCACTGTCTGGAAAACAGGCCGCGCCTTATCCATACAGGACATTCAGCACTGGCCGGGACGGGCCCGGGACTGTTCCGACGGTTGGGATAATGTCCGCTCCGTTATGGGCATGCCGTTATCTGCAGACTATGGCGTTATTGCCGTTTGGGGAGTGGGATTCCTTGCTGTCGGCCATGTTTTAACAGAAGCGGACTCCATGATATTGAAACGGTTTGGGAAAATGGCGGCAGTTATATTACAGCACAATGCCGATAATGTAAAGATAAAACCCAGGCCAGCCAGACCGGTTTATGGGCTGCCGGCTCTCACCGGACGGGAAGAAACAGTGCTGAACCGCATGGCGTCAGGCTTATCCAACCAGGAAATCGCCCAGGAGCTCAGGGTCGAACTCAGCACTGTCAAAACCCACATCAATCACTTATTTTCAAAACTGGAGGTCCACAACCGGGCTCAGGCTTTGATCAAAGCCTGGGAACTTGGCCTGATTGTCAAGAGACGATAA
- the galU gene encoding UTP--glucose-1-phosphate uridylyltransferase GalU codes for MPKIHQKIRKAIIPAAGLGTRFLPATKAQPKEMLPIVDKPAIQFIIEEAIQSGIEEILIITGRNKRAIEDHFDRNFELEMTLKAQGKYDLLGLVEELSEVTIHYIRQKEAKGLGHAVLCAKQFVGNEPFAVLLGDDIIDANVPCLRQLMDAYDDYQGSILGVQEVPKDKVSSYGIVKPELIKDNVWKAVDLIEKPSVEEAPSRLAVLGRYIIEPEIFYLLEETPPGRGDEIQLTDALRRLAAFKPVYAYKFEGRRYDVGDKQGYLEATVEYALKRPDLRDQFLRYLLRTVGQLGKDAAANQKK; via the coding sequence ATGCCTAAAATTCACCAAAAAATAAGAAAGGCGATTATCCCGGCGGCCGGCCTTGGCACCCGGTTTTTACCGGCCACCAAGGCCCAGCCCAAGGAAATGCTGCCGATTGTCGATAAACCGGCCATCCAGTTTATTATCGAAGAGGCCATCCAGTCCGGGATTGAAGAGATCCTGATCATTACCGGCCGCAACAAGCGGGCCATTGAAGACCATTTTGACCGGAACTTCGAGCTGGAGATGACCCTCAAGGCCCAGGGAAAATACGACCTGCTGGGGCTGGTGGAAGAGTTGTCAGAGGTGACAATCCACTATATACGGCAAAAAGAAGCCAAGGGGCTGGGCCACGCCGTCCTGTGCGCCAAACAGTTTGTCGGCAATGAGCCGTTTGCCGTCCTCTTAGGGGACGATATTATTGATGCCAATGTCCCCTGCCTCCGGCAGCTGATGGATGCCTATGACGACTACCAGGGGTCGATTCTGGGGGTACAGGAGGTACCGAAAGATAAGGTTTCCAGCTACGGCATTGTTAAACCGGAACTGATCAAGGACAATGTCTGGAAGGCTGTGGACCTGATCGAAAAGCCGTCGGTGGAGGAGGCCCCTTCCCGGCTGGCTGTGCTGGGCCGGTATATCATTGAGCCGGAGATCTTTTACCTGCTGGAAGAAACCCCCCCGGGGCGGGGTGATGAGATTCAGCTGACCGATGCCCTGCGGCGGCTGGCGGCTTTTAAGCCGGTCTATGCCTACAAATTTGAAGGCCGCCGCTATGATGTCGGTGATAAGCAGGGGTATCTGGAAGCCACTGTGGAGTATGCCTTAAAGCGGCCGGACCTGCGGGATCAATTTCTGCGTTACCTGCTGCGCACTGTCGGCCAGCTGGGCAAAGACGCGGCCGCCAATCAAAAAAAATAA